The Solirubrobacter pauli sequence AAGGCCGACATGGTCGAGGGCTACCGCAAGATGATCGACGTCTACCTCGCCGCGGGCAACGGCATGATCGACGACGTGATCGATCCGCGCGAGACGCGCCCGACGATCATCAAGGCGCTTGGGCTCGCAGAAGGCAAGAAATTGGAGCGTCCATACCGCAAGCGGGGTGTGATCCCCGTTTGAGCGGGTAAAGCAGGTGCGGGTGCCCGATCGACATGTGCTTGACGAAGTCCCCGTCGCCCTCCAGATGTGGGAGCTGAGCGGGGGCGAGCTGACGCGCACCTGGGCGAGCGAGGAGGCGCGCCGGCGGGCCGACCTCCCCTGCGACCGCGCCCAGCTGGCGGCGGCGTGCCAGGCGCAGGCGCCCGCCGTGCTCGAGTGGCCGGGCGAGGCCGACACGTGGTGGCGCGTCCAGATCACGCCGCTCGGGGGCACGTCGGTGCTCGCGGCGTTCATGGACATCACCGCGCATCGCGCGCACCTGCGCTCGCTGCGGGCCTCCGAGCACCTGAACGGCGAGATCCTCTCCCGCCTGCAGGAGGGCGTGGTGGTCGTCGACATGGACGCGCGCGTGGTCGTGGTCAACGACGCCGCCGCGGCGCTGTTCGGCGTCGCCGTGCAGGACATCGCCGACCGGCCGGTGAGCGGCATCCCGGTCGACCTGCTCGACGACCACGGGCACCTGCTCAGCGACGAGCAGCAGCCGCTCACGCGGGCCCTGCTCGGCGAGGAGGTCTCCGATCAAGTGGTCCGCTTCGTGCGTCGCGACGGCTCCCTGCTGTGGGTCGAGATCCACGCCAACCCGTTGCGCGACGAGCACGGTGAGCAGTACGGCGCGGTCGCCTCCTACGACGACGTGACGGCCCGTGTGGAGCAGGACCGGCGCACCCGCCACGAGGCCGACCACGACGCGCTGACCGGGCTGGCGAACCGGCGCGCGCTGGAGCGCACGCTGGAGGCAGCGCTGGGGCGGGCGGCGGCGCGCTCGCGTGCGGTCGGCGTGGTCATGCTCGACCTCGACGGCTTCAAGGCCATCAACGACACGCGCGGGCACGCGGCCGGCGACTCGGCCCTGCGCGAGGTCGCGGCCCGGCTGCGTCGCTGCGTCCGTGAGCGCGACCTCGTGGCGCGGCTCGGCGGCGACGAGTTCGTGGTCGTGCTGACGGACCTGGACCGGGTCGACGCGGTCGCGGACTCGGTGGAGCGCGTGCGCGAGGCGCTGACGCCGTCGTTCGACGACATGGAGCTGCGCGCGGCGATCGGCGTCGCGCTGTACCCGTCCGACGGCGGCACCGCCGACGATCTGCTCGCGCACGCCGACCGCGCGATGTACGTCGACAAGGGCGCGCGCAACGGCTCGTTGCGGTAGTCCTTTCGTCGTGGACGACCCCGTGATCCTGACGTGCGCCGTCTCCGGCGCGCTCGCCTCGCGCGACCAGTGCCCGGCGATCCCGTACACGCCCGCCGAGTACGCCGCCGAGGCGCGGCGGATCGTCGACGAGGGCGGCGTGATGATCCACATCCACGCGCGGCGGCCCGACGGCACGCCGTCGCACGCGGTGGAGGACTTCCGCGCGATCACCGAGGCGATCGTCGCGGAGGTCGGGCGCGACCTGATCATCAACTACTCGACGGGCGCGCTCGGCGTGCCGATCGAGACGCGCCAGGCCTACCTGCGCGAGCTGCGGCCGGACGTCGGCGCCCTGAACATGGGGTCGATGAACTACGCGAAGTACTCCGCGCGCCGGAAGGACTTCGTCTTCAAGGCGGTGTTCGAGAACTCGTTCGACAGCATCGGCGCGCTCCTGGGCACGATGGTCGAGCACGGCATCCGGCCCGAGCACGAGTGCTTCGACTCCGGGCACGTGGCCTCGCTCGACCCGCTGCTGGACATGGGCGTGCTGAAGCCGCCCCTGCAGGTGTCGTTCGTGATGGGCGTGACCGGCGGCATCCGCCCGACGGCGCGCAACGTCGCCCACATGGCCGAGCAGGTGCCCGACGTGCCGCACCAGTGGGGCGTGATCGGCATCTCCCGCGGGCAGTGGGGGCTGCTCGCGGCGGCGCTCTCCCTGGGCGGCAACATCCGCGTCGGGCTGGAGGACAACTTCTACCTGCCCGAGGGCGAGATGGCGCGTTCCAACGGCGACCTCGTCGCGCGGGGCGCGCGGATGGCGGTCGACGCCGGCCGGCGCCTGGCGACCGTGCACGAGGCGCGGGAGTTGCTCGGGCTGTGAGCTTCTACGTGGAGCTCGGCGAGGGGCGCTTCCGCGCGACCGAGCGGACCTCCGGACCGTGGGACCCCGCGCACCAGCACGCCGGGCCGCCGTCGGCGCTGCTGCTGCGCGCGTTCGAAGGGATGCCGTCGGACCTGGTGATCGCGCGCATGACCGTCGAGATCCTCGGGCCGGTGCCGATCGGGGAGATGCTCGTGACGACGGCGGTGGAGCGGCAGGGCCGATCGGTCGAGCTGCTGTCCGGCGAGCTGGCCGCGGACGGGCGCGCCGTCATGCGGGCACGGGCGTGGCGGGTACGCGCGTCGCCGGTGGAACATAAAGGGCCTGGCCCTTTATGTTCGCTGCCGGACGCGGAGGACGTCCCGCCGCCCGCGCTCGGCGAGGCGTACGGCTACGCGCACGCCGTCGAATGGCGCTGGGCGCGCGGCGGCTGGACCGACCGTGGGCCGGCGACCGTGTGGACGCGGATGAAGGTCCCGCTGGTGGACGGCGAGGAGCCGTCGCCGCGGCAGCGCGTCGTCGTGGTCGCGGACTCCGGCAACGGCGCGTCGAACGTGCTCGACTGGGACCGCTACCTGTTCGTCAACACCGAGCTGACCGTGCACTTCGTGCGCGAGCCGGTCGGCGAGTGGGTGCTGCTGGACGCCGCGACGGAGATCGCGGAGGGCGGCGCGGGCCTGGCCGCGTCGGTGCTCAGCGACCGGTCGGGACCGGTTGCGCGCGGCGCACAGGCGCTGTTCGTCGCGCCACGATGACGCGGCCGTCGGCCCGGGGCGCGAGCGTGATCGAGCGGTGCTTGGTGCCTTCGGAGCGGGGCGTCACGGGCCGCAGGTCGACGACGGCGTCCGCGATCGCGCGCAGCACCCAGCGCATCTCGAACAGCGCGAAGCTCGCGCCGAGGCAGCGCCGCACGCCGCCGCCGAACGGGATCCACGTGTAGGTCCCGGCCGGCTGCTCGAGGAAGCGCTCCGGGCGGAAGGCGAGCGGGTCGGGGTAGATGTCCTCGCGCGTGTGCACCAGGTGGATGGAGGGCACGACCGCGACGCCCGCGGGCACGGTGTAGCCGCCGATCTCGTACGGCGCCTTGAGCATGCGGATCACGCCCGGGATGACCGGGCGCAGGCGCAGCGTCTCCTTGCAGACCGCGTCCAGGTAGTCGTCCTCGCCCTCACGCAGACGCGCCCACGCCGCCGGGTGGCGCGCGAGCCGCTCGAGCGCCCAGGCGAGCGCGGTCGCGGTCGTCTCGTGGCCGGCGGCGAGCAGCGTGACCAGCTCGTCGATCAGCGTCACGTCGTCCATGTCCGTGCCCGCCATCAGCAGCGAGAGGATGTCGTCCTTGGACGCGAGCTCGGGGTCGGCGCGGCGGGCGGCGATCAGCTCCGCGAGCAACCTGTCGACCTCGGCGCGCACGCGGCCGTAGACGTAGGCGTTCGCGCGCGTGCCGCCGAGCACGGACAGCACGAGGGAGCTCGGCCGGCCGACGAACTCCAGCAGCGCGTTGACCGCGTCGCGCAGGCGCTCGTCACGGCTGCCGAAGATCGCGCGCATGATGATCTCGAGCGTCAGCGCCTGCGTGCGCAGGCGGGTCGGGAGCGGCTGCCCCGTCGGCCACGACGCGACCTCCTCGGCGGCGATCGCGCGGATCATGTCCCCGTACGCCTGCATCCGCTCGCCGTGGAACGGCGGCAGCATCAGCTTGCGTTGCTGCAGGTGCTCGGAGCCGTCGAGCAGCAGCACGCTGCGCGGGCCCAGGAGCGGCTTGAGGATCGCGTTGCCCTCGCCCGCGTGGAGCACGTCCGGGTCGCCGGTGAAGACCTGCTTGACGTGGTCGGGGTCGCCGAGCAGGACCCACGGCGCGTGCCGCTCGACGTGCAGCGTGATCACGTCCCCGTAGCGGGCGCGCAGCCGGCGCGAGTACGGGCCGGGGCGCGAGAGCCAGCCCATCGTCTGCAGGAGGTGTGGACCTGACGGGCCGGGCGGAAGGCTCATAGTGGCTTCGGTTTCGGCTTCGGCTTGGGCTTTGAGTGCGGCGGCTTCGGCTTGGGCTTGGGAGGCGGCTCGCTCGGGTCGGGCGCGCCCTCCGGCCAGGTCATGATCACCGTGCAGGGCGCGTGATCGATCACCCAGCGCTGATCATGCCCGATCGAGTGCGGGCCGCTGTGACGTCCGTCACGCGCGAGGACCAGGACGTCGTGCTCGGTGGCCAGCTCGTAGACGATCGTCTCGGCGACGCCACTCTCGGCGCGCTTGTCGGCCTCGCGGCCGAGCCGCTCCTCGGCGTCCTCGAGCAGCGCCTCCG is a genomic window containing:
- a CDS encoding thioesterase family protein, giving the protein MSFYVELGEGRFRATERTSGPWDPAHQHAGPPSALLLRAFEGMPSDLVIARMTVEILGPVPIGEMLVTTAVERQGRSVELLSGELAADGRAVMRARAWRVRASPVEHKGPGPLCSLPDAEDVPPPALGEAYGYAHAVEWRWARGGWTDRGPATVWTRMKVPLVDGEEPSPRQRVVVVADSGNGASNVLDWDRYLFVNTELTVHFVREPVGEWVLLDAATEIAEGGAGLAASVLSDRSGPVARGAQALFVAPR
- a CDS encoding 3-keto-5-aminohexanoate cleavage protein; translation: MDDPVILTCAVSGALASRDQCPAIPYTPAEYAAEARRIVDEGGVMIHIHARRPDGTPSHAVEDFRAITEAIVAEVGRDLIINYSTGALGVPIETRQAYLRELRPDVGALNMGSMNYAKYSARRKDFVFKAVFENSFDSIGALLGTMVEHGIRPEHECFDSGHVASLDPLLDMGVLKPPLQVSFVMGVTGGIRPTARNVAHMAEQVPDVPHQWGVIGISRGQWGLLAAALSLGGNIRVGLEDNFYLPEGEMARSNGDLVARGARMAVDAGRRLATVHEARELLGL
- a CDS encoding universal stress protein, coding for MRVLAWITEGGWEAAIDAVKTLRTSHVTLVHVDTVDLPGRGHRHSEVMERMHALAGEAAEALLEDAEERLGREADKRAESGVAETIVYELATEHDVLVLARDGRHSGPHSIGHDQRWVIDHAPCTVIMTWPEGAPDPSEPPPKPKPKPPHSKPKPKPKPKPL
- a CDS encoding GGDEF domain-containing protein; translated protein: MLDEVPVALQMWELSGGELTRTWASEEARRRADLPCDRAQLAAACQAQAPAVLEWPGEADTWWRVQITPLGGTSVLAAFMDITAHRAHLRSLRASEHLNGEILSRLQEGVVVVDMDARVVVVNDAAAALFGVAVQDIADRPVSGIPVDLLDDHGHLLSDEQQPLTRALLGEEVSDQVVRFVRRDGSLLWVEIHANPLRDEHGEQYGAVASYDDVTARVEQDRRTRHEADHDALTGLANRRALERTLEAALGRAAARSRAVGVVMLDLDGFKAINDTRGHAAGDSALREVAARLRRCVRERDLVARLGGDEFVVVLTDLDRVDAVADSVERVREALTPSFDDMELRAAIGVALYPSDGGTADDLLAHADRAMYVDKGARNGSLR
- a CDS encoding cytochrome P450, which encodes MSLPPGPSGPHLLQTMGWLSRPGPYSRRLRARYGDVITLHVERHAPWVLLGDPDHVKQVFTGDPDVLHAGEGNAILKPLLGPRSVLLLDGSEHLQQRKLMLPPFHGERMQAYGDMIRAIAAEEVASWPTGQPLPTRLRTQALTLEIIMRAIFGSRDERLRDAVNALLEFVGRPSSLVLSVLGGTRANAYVYGRVRAEVDRLLAELIAARRADPELASKDDILSLLMAGTDMDDVTLIDELVTLLAAGHETTATALAWALERLARHPAAWARLREGEDDYLDAVCKETLRLRPVIPGVIRMLKAPYEIGGYTVPAGVAVVPSIHLVHTREDIYPDPLAFRPERFLEQPAGTYTWIPFGGGVRRCLGASFALFEMRWVLRAIADAVVDLRPVTPRSEGTKHRSITLAPRADGRVIVARRTAPVRRAQPVPTGR